One genomic window of Elusimicrobiota bacterium includes the following:
- a CDS encoding ornithine carbamoyltransferase, which translates to MITNMKGKDFISVMDFSKEELETIFDVAFDLKRRVAIGEDHSHILRGKSLGMLFASPSTRTRISFETGITQLGGHGQYYTPEQLQLKNKESWKDTGAMISRFLAGFSIRLYNLKAQMGAESYKYGDAREVLRAIAKDASIPVINMLDDKEHPCQIMADIMTMMEKFGKEDYKKKKIVMSWAYDDRAKSAGVPQTMIAAGAVLGMNIVLAYPKEPGVYDVDPEYVEFAKKAAKVSGGKLTIEHDIWKAAKGADVIYAKSWARDPEKHAACGPKYAKDWCISHEHFKKANPRANYMHCLPAKRGKEVTNELIDDPAISIVNDEAENRIHVQKAIMSLTMR; encoded by the coding sequence ATGATCACCAACATGAAGGGCAAGGATTTCATCAGCGTCATGGATTTCAGCAAGGAAGAGCTGGAGACCATCTTCGACGTGGCCTTCGACCTCAAGCGCCGCGTCGCCATCGGCGAGGACCACAGCCACATCCTGCGCGGCAAGAGCCTGGGGATGCTCTTCGCCTCGCCTTCCACCCGCACCCGCATCTCTTTCGAGACCGGCATCACCCAGCTCGGCGGCCACGGCCAGTACTACACCCCGGAGCAGCTCCAGCTCAAGAACAAGGAATCCTGGAAGGACACCGGGGCGATGATCAGCCGGTTCCTGGCCGGCTTCTCCATCCGCCTCTACAACCTCAAGGCCCAGATGGGCGCGGAGAGCTACAAGTACGGCGACGCCCGCGAGGTCCTGCGCGCCATCGCCAAGGACGCCAGCATCCCGGTCATCAACATGCTCGACGACAAGGAGCACCCCTGCCAGATCATGGCCGACATCATGACCATGATGGAGAAGTTCGGCAAGGAGGACTACAAGAAGAAGAAAATCGTCATGTCCTGGGCCTACGACGACCGGGCCAAGTCCGCGGGCGTGCCGCAGACCATGATCGCGGCCGGCGCCGTGCTGGGCATGAACATCGTCCTGGCCTATCCCAAGGAGCCCGGCGTATACGACGTGGACCCCGAATACGTCGAGTTCGCCAAGAAGGCCGCCAAGGTCTCCGGCGGCAAGCTCACCATCGAGCACGACATCTGGAAGGCGGCCAAGGGCGCCGACGTCATCTACGCCAAGTCCTGGGCCCGCGACCCCGAGAAGCACGCGGCCTGCGGCCCCAAGTACGCCAAGGACTGGTGCATCAGCCACGAGCACTTCAAGAAGGCCAACCCGCGCGCCAACTACATGCACTGCCTGCCGGCCAAGCGCGGCAAGGAAGTCACCAACGAGCTCATCGACGATCCCGCGATCTCCATCGTCAACGACGAGGCCGAGAACCGGATCCACGTGCAGAAGGCGATCATGTCGCTGACCATGCGCTGA
- the pyrB gene encoding aspartate carbamoyltransferase → MKRTALMTEVGRNWDEFHASDVSQKLPFFSREGRLYDCLFSQQFDRALLDHLFAVADRLRATTQAKAGADAVSRLLAHKRAMLYFVQPSTRTFLSFLNACHIMGLKTSEIRDTSTSSEMKGESPEDTVRTFSSYVDLIIMRHPTPGFVEKTAWFMNRVKRPVPVINGGSGKDQHPTQALLDAYTLHRSLPGGPEGKTLVMVGDLKRGRTVRSLSYLMKNYQGVKLVFVSPPQLRMEADILDFLRRHSIPYRETDDLGPVLPEADAIYMTRIQDEHDAAGESKSLDLSRFHFRAEHLKAIKPTAIIMHPLPRRQEIETSVDEDDRAVFWRQERNGMWVRAALISYIFGVDGQIPAPGKH, encoded by the coding sequence ATGAAAAGGACCGCGCTCATGACCGAGGTCGGCCGCAACTGGGACGAGTTCCACGCCAGCGACGTGTCGCAGAAGCTGCCGTTCTTCTCGCGGGAAGGCCGGCTCTACGACTGCCTCTTCTCCCAGCAGTTCGACCGGGCGCTGCTGGACCACCTCTTCGCCGTGGCCGACCGCTTGCGCGCGACCACCCAGGCCAAGGCCGGGGCCGACGCCGTGTCCCGGCTGCTGGCCCACAAGCGCGCCATGCTCTACTTCGTCCAGCCTTCGACGCGCACATTCCTCTCTTTCCTCAACGCCTGCCACATCATGGGCCTCAAGACCTCGGAGATCCGCGACACCTCCACCTCCTCGGAGATGAAGGGCGAGTCCCCGGAGGACACGGTGCGCACCTTCTCCAGCTACGTGGACCTCATCATCATGCGCCACCCGACGCCGGGCTTCGTCGAGAAGACGGCCTGGTTCATGAACCGGGTCAAGCGGCCGGTGCCGGTCATCAACGGCGGCTCGGGCAAGGACCAGCATCCCACCCAGGCGCTCCTGGACGCCTACACCCTCCATCGCAGCCTGCCGGGCGGACCGGAAGGCAAGACGCTGGTCATGGTCGGGGACTTGAAGCGCGGCCGCACCGTGCGCTCGCTCTCCTACCTCATGAAGAACTACCAGGGCGTCAAGCTGGTCTTCGTGTCCCCGCCCCAGCTGCGCATGGAAGCGGACATCCTCGACTTCCTCAGGCGCCACTCCATCCCCTACCGCGAGACCGACGACCTCGGCCCGGTCCTGCCCGAGGCGGACGCCATCTACATGACCCGCATCCAGGACGAGCACGACGCCGCCGGGGAGTCGAAATCCCTGGACTTGAGCCGCTTCCACTTCCGCGCCGAGCACCTCAAGGCCATCAAGCCCACCGCCATCATCATGCATCCCCTGCCCCGCCGCCAAGAGATCGAGACCTCGGTGGACGAGGACGACCGGGCCGTGTTCTGGCGCCAGGAACGCAACGGCATGTGGGTCCGCGCGGCGCTGATCTCCTACATCTTCGGCGTGGACGGCCAGATCCCGGCCCCCGGGAAGCACTGA